One Williamsia phyllosphaerae DNA segment encodes these proteins:
- the ftsX gene encoding permease-like cell division protein FtsX, translating to MRASFIVSEVLNGLRRNITMTLAMVLTTAITLAMFGGGLLVVQMADKSQQIFLDRVEMQIFISDPVADADPECRAAPCSTLRTQIENEPGVDSVQYIDRAAAFSDAKTKTFANQPDIASMIREDTLPASFKVRMSDANRFGAVLDKYRDADGVDGVLDQRELVKRIFSVLDGTRNAAFTVALVLALAAILLIANTVQVAAYTRRTEVGIMRLVGATRWYTQLPFLLEAVVSALVGSVLAIAGLFGAKVLFFDRALSDLYGVNILARITISDVVFVSPWLLIAGVGLATVTGYATLRFYVRI from the coding sequence ATGCGCGCGAGTTTCATCGTCAGCGAGGTTCTCAACGGCCTCCGGCGCAACATCACCATGACGTTGGCCATGGTGCTCACGACGGCCATCACCCTCGCCATGTTCGGCGGCGGGCTGTTGGTGGTGCAGATGGCAGACAAGTCCCAACAGATCTTCCTCGACCGCGTCGAGATGCAGATCTTCATCTCCGATCCCGTCGCCGACGCCGACCCGGAGTGCCGCGCGGCGCCGTGTTCGACGCTGCGCACGCAGATCGAGAACGAGCCCGGCGTCGACTCCGTGCAGTACATCGACCGGGCGGCCGCGTTCTCCGACGCCAAGACGAAGACGTTCGCCAACCAGCCCGACATCGCGTCGATGATCCGGGAGGACACCCTGCCGGCGTCGTTCAAGGTGCGGATGTCGGACGCGAACCGATTCGGCGCCGTGCTCGACAAATACCGCGACGCCGACGGTGTGGACGGGGTCCTCGACCAGCGGGAGCTGGTCAAACGCATCTTCAGCGTGCTCGACGGCACCCGCAACGCCGCGTTCACGGTCGCTCTGGTGCTCGCCCTCGCCGCGATCCTGCTGATAGCCAACACCGTTCAGGTCGCGGCCTACACGCGGCGAACCGAGGTCGGGATCATGCGACTGGTGGGTGCCACCCGCTGGTACACCCAGCTGCCGTTCCTCCTCGAAGCGGTGGTCTCGGCGCTGGTCGGGTCCGTCCTGGCCATCGCGGGCCTCTTCGGGGCGAAGGTGTTGTTCTTCGACAGGGCGTTGTCTGACCTCTACGGCGTCAACATCCTGGCGCGGATCACCATCTCCGACGTCGTGTTCGTCTCGCCGTGGTTGCTGATCGCCGGTGTGGGGCTGGCGACGGTCACCGGATACGCGACGCTGCGGTTCTACGTCCGGATCTGA